CACTGTTATTCCCTTCACCGGCACTGACCCCCCACCAAAAACCTGTTGCTGTGTTTGGCCTCTACCCAGGCTGGGCTCCCACAGCAAAGCAAATAACTGGGGCTTGCAGttgcctggggctgcagaggagccGGACCATGCAGGGCTCCCCTGGCACGGGGTAGGAGGCCCCAGGAACAATCTGAAACATTGCGGCCTGCAAAACGTCCACGGCTCATGGTACCCGTTCTGTCATCCACGGCAGAGCCTCCGGGaatgggcagggcaggacacGCACCCCAGCCGGGCAGCCTGCGAGTGTGCCTGGGGACGGGGAACGGGCACTGGGAGCGCGGGGCTGCCTGCGGGCACCGCCGGGTCACACTCCTGCACGCCCGAGCCACGGCTCTGCAGAACTGGAAATGAACATTTTATGGTAAAATATGCAGAGCATGGGACAAAAGAAGAGAGCGTTTCTCGCATAATGAGACGCTGTCAGAGACGAGCTCCCCAGGAAACCAATTAAGAGGGCGCTTCGCGTGTGTCAGGCCAACACCGGGCAAAACCCCCTTTTCCCAGAGCGGATTCCAGCTCCCCGCGCCCCCAGCACGGCCCTGTCCCGCAGGCCCTCGGGGCAGCCGGTAGCCCCACGCGTGTCACAGGCGGCGTGGGGCCGCTCACCCACGGCCGCGGGCATGTCCCGGAGCCCTCGGCAGCCGCACGCCCGCAGGGccgagcccagcactgcccccgCCGATAGGGGCTCGCTGCGCTCCGCGGGCGGGCCGCGACAGCCCGGGCGGGACGCGGTGCCCGGAGTGGCCGCGGGAGCaccgccccggcccgccccgccccaCCGCCATGGCGCTGCGCTTCTCCGCCAACCTCTCATGGCTCTTCCCGGAGCTCCCGGCGCTGCCGGCGCGGCTGGaagcggcggcggccgccgggTTCGGAGCGGTGGAGGCGGCTTGGCCGGCGGGctgcccggcccaggagctgcgGGCCGCGGCAGAGCGGGCGCGAGTGCAGATCGCGCTCCTCAACACCCCCCCCGGTACGGCCGCGTCCCGCTGCTCCCCCCGTGCGTGGGCTAGCGAGGACCCTCCGCCGACCCTGCCGCTCTCTCCCAGGGGACCCGGAGGCGGGCGAGCTGGGGCTGGCGGCCGTGCCCGGGCGGCAGGCAGCCTTCCGGCAGGGCCTGGAGGCGGCCGTGCACTACGCCAGGGCTGTGGGCTGCCGCAGGTAGGTGCGAGGCGGGACCCCCGCTccggccgcgctcccggccccgcggcTGCCGGGGGGGTtcctctgctgtcctcctgctccagcGCTGGGCCCGAGCAGAGCTGCCCTTTGCCCCGCGGTGCCCGCAGCATCTCCTGCTCGGCTGCGTCGGGACGGAGCCAGCTCGGGGCAGACCCCGCTTTGCGCGGCCGCGGCATCAGCGTGCTCGgacccagagctgccaggcacgagcctgaccctgcccttcGCAGCAGAGGCTCTTGTTCCCACCTCCACACAACAGTCCCCAGGATAatcctccctttttcctcctcaaCTGCACGAATCGTTTCCACCAGGACACCACAACAGTTGCTTTGTTGAGGCCACGCTgactccagcacagcagagacaCCGTAAAAGATGCAATtagcctggcacagctcccttcAGCAAACCAACTGGGCCCTTTTATTCCTCTTACTTTGCACCATTCGTTCCTGTTGCAACTCAGTCCAAAGCGCTGTGGAGGGCATGGGCCAGGCACGCTagaggctgcccagccccaTTTACACACTGGTTGCACATTGAAAAAGTTTTTGTTTCTGCTGTGTGCCTTCCCCCCTGAAGATGGCCTGACATTTGAGCTTTTCATAGCAGGGCAGTCCAGCATGGGGCACTGTTCCCTCCCTGGTCACAGCCAGCAAGCAGTAACACCACACATGGGACAGGCCCCTGGCAGAAGCAGCATGTCAGATGCCCAACATGCTGCTTTGGGGCCCCGCCAAGGAGCAAGAGTCCAAGAAAGTTCCAGAGTCAGGGTGAAAGAGCTGAAGGCAGTTAACAAAAGAGAGAAGAAGCAAGGTCTGTGATTTGTCAGGCAAAAGGTTCAAAGTCATCTCTCTGTCTATTGAGGTGGGATAGTGCATATTTGTGTCCTGGCTGGCAGCTCGCTGGCTGCTGTTGTGCCTCCTGGAGGAGAGATGGCTCTTCTTACTCCCTTCTGTGTCTGCTCCCCAGCCTGGCCCCCTTTTCCATCAGCAGAGGAAGGTGTATTAGGTCAGGCCAGTTGCTGCCTGTGATAATCTTTCTGTGCCTGTAGGATTCATGTGATGGCTGGGCGGGTTCCCTTGGGCACAGACCGGGCTGCAGTGGCAGGTGAGATGGAAACCACCTTCATTGAGAATCTCAAATACACTGCTGACCTCCTGTCCCAGGTAAGTGGGGAATGGGTCCTCCTTTGTGTGTGCAGCTCTTAGGATACCCAAGATGGGGAATATCCCACCTGCCTGGCATGGGGAAGTTATgcttcctgctgcagagctgacaGGAGGCTCCGCAGGGTGACATTACTGTGTTACAGGAAGACATGATTGGACTGTTGGAGCCTATCAACAGCCGCATCACTGACCCTCGCTACTATCTCAACACCCCACACCAAGGTAAGCCAGACAACAAGAGTCTCCTTCAGAGGAGAAGGATCTCCAAAGTCTGAAAGGCAAGAGGTTGCCTCACAAggagggaaatgctgaaggagCACAGTTGATAAAGGGCATACTGGGGTTTCTCTGCAAAGCTTCCACCCTGGAGGCGATGGTTTCTCATTTCTTGCCCCCCTTAGCTGCTGCCATCCTGGAGAAAGTGGGACAGCCCAACCTGAAGCTGCAGCTGGTGAGTCAGCATTGAAGCTATCCATGAGAGAAACTTGCACAGGTCCACAAAGAGTTCTGGTGGCCATGGGCTTGTTATATCCTCTTGGGGACACTGGACAGGGACCATAGCACAGCTGTCCTTAACTGCTCACTGCTGACCAGCTGCACCCTCCGTTTTACTCTTTCGCCCCCAGGACCTTTTTCACTGCCAGATCATGGATGGCAATTTGTCACGCAACCTGGAGACGTACTTCCCACTCATCGGTAACACCCTGTGCCCAGACCACTGGGGAGTGGCTTTGACAGGGCCCTCCTACTCCATGTTCTGCTGTAGCTGGCTgggggtgtggggctgctcttgggTCACCTTGTCTCATGCCAAAgaaggctgcaggcagggctgccttgggcagggcctctccccttccctccctagGTCACATCCAGATTGCACAGGTGCCAGGGCGGCACGAGCCCGATAG
The genomic region above belongs to Zonotrichia albicollis isolate bZonAlb1 chromosome 8, bZonAlb1.hap1, whole genome shotgun sequence and contains:
- the HYI gene encoding putative hydroxypyruvate isomerase, translated to MALRFSANLSWLFPELPALPARLEAAAAAGFGAVEAAWPAGCPAQELRAAAERARVQIALLNTPPGDPEAGELGLAAVPGRQAAFRQGLEAAVHYARAVGCRRIHVMAGRVPLGTDRAAVAGEMETTFIENLKYTADLLSQEDMIGLLEPINSRITDPRYYLNTPHQAAAILEKVGQPNLKLQLDLFHCQIMDGNLSRNLETYFPLIGHIQIAQVPGRHEPDSPGELNFPYIFELLESLGYTGYVGCEYAPKGDTLEGLGWLRSYWESRGLQHGGTSKAAK